In Flavobacterium cerinum, one genomic interval encodes:
- a CDS encoding nucleotidyltransferase domain-containing protein, whose amino-acid sequence MKILKPILYFSIFNHPLKLDELYSFSEHENRTDFDLEIESALQQGIITKTDCYYHIDLTSEHINRRETGNKNAIKALEKAREKARFISSWFPFVEGVAISGSLSKGYFDQDSDVDYFIITKPGHLWTCRAFLILYKKLFLFNSRKYFCMNYFITADNLEIEEKNRFTATEIVTLIPLYGKEKLDAFYKSNQWVRSFFPNKIMTDIATVKPISKKKSIETLERFLSGAFGKQIEKLTFSTTFRFWKLKFEKKLASEFSIAFKSSKRVSKHHPSNFQKKIIDALNRKYEALYATHRIQLTKEHV is encoded by the coding sequence TTGAAGATATTAAAGCCGATTCTTTATTTCTCTATTTTTAATCATCCTTTAAAATTAGACGAACTCTATTCTTTCTCCGAACACGAGAACAGAACGGATTTTGATCTCGAAATAGAATCCGCTTTACAGCAAGGCATTATTACCAAAACCGATTGCTATTATCATATTGATCTGACCAGCGAACATATTAATCGCAGAGAAACCGGTAACAAGAATGCCATAAAAGCTCTCGAAAAAGCACGGGAAAAAGCGCGTTTTATTAGTTCGTGGTTTCCTTTTGTAGAAGGAGTAGCTATATCCGGATCTTTATCTAAAGGTTACTTTGATCAGGATAGTGATGTCGATTATTTTATCATCACCAAACCCGGACATTTATGGACCTGCCGGGCTTTCCTGATTCTTTATAAAAAGCTGTTTCTTTTTAATTCGAGGAAATATTTCTGTATGAATTATTTTATTACGGCCGACAATCTTGAAATTGAAGAAAAAAACCGTTTTACCGCTACAGAAATCGTAACTTTAATTCCGTTATACGGAAAAGAAAAACTGGATGCTTTTTATAAAAGCAATCAATGGGTTCGCTCCTTTTTTCCGAATAAAATAATGACAGATATTGCGACCGTTAAACCCATTAGCAAGAAAAAAAGTATCGAAACACTGGAACGTTTTTTATCCGGTGCTTTTGGTAAACAGATAGAAAAACTGACCTTTTCAACTACTTTTCGGTTTTGGAAACTAAAATTCGAGAAAAAGCTGGCTTCCGAATTTTCAATTGCTTTCAAATCTTCAAAAAGAGTATCGAAACATCATCCTTCCAATTTCCAGAAAAAGATCATAGATGCTTTGAACCGGAAATACGAAGCTTTGTACGCCACACACCGTATACAGTTAACTAAAGAACATGTCTGA
- the polA gene encoding DNA polymerase I, which translates to MSQQKRLFLLDAYALIFRGYYAFIKNPRINSKGLDTSAVMGFMNSLMDVIKREKPGYLAVAFDKGGSDLRNQLYPEYKANRDETPEAIKIAVPYIQEILRAMHIPIMELPGYEADDLIGTLAKQAEKEGYTVYMVTPDKDFAQLVSDNIFMYRPARMGNDIEIWGVPQVLEKFEIERPEQVIDFLGMMGDAVDNIPGLPGVGEKTAKKLLKEYGSMENLLANTHELKGKMKENIEANVEKGLLSKTLATILLDCPVQFDAKDFELSRPDVEKTEAIFQELEFRRMKEQFDKLFSGGAEFDEINTNNLEPSASTVSKTRKTAKNEDQFSLFGEEAQSETATHNGFYDTLENTAHNYQIVQGDLGIRLLVQNLLQQQEVCFDTETTGLDALHAELVGIAFSFEKGKGFYVPFPESQEEAKVLLEKLLPFFQNETILKIGQNLKYDLKVLANYGITVKGKLFDTMIAHYLINPDMRHNMDVLSETYLKYSPKPIETLIGKKGKNQKSMRDVALEDIKEYAVEDADITLQLKELFSQKLDNTGTKKLFEDIEIPLVTVLADMEREGIRLDVDFLKSLSKDMDSEIKTFEDKIYEIAGEKFNLASPKQLGDILFEKLKIGGAKQKKTKTGQYATGEEVLSYLANEHEIVQSILDWRQLVKLKNTYIDALPTQVDKVTQRVHTDYMQTVAATGRLSSNNPNLQNIPIRTERGRQIRKAFIARDENYTLLSADYSQIELRIIAALSGEPNMIKSFQNNEDIHASTAAKVFNVPLEAVTREQRSHAKTVNFGIIYGVSAFGLSNQTSLSRSESKELIDTYYQTYPRLKAYIQEQMEFAREHGYVQTVLGRRRYLKDINSANAVVRGAAERNAVNAPIQGSAADIIKIAMINIHKRMLSENWKSKMLLQVHDELVFDVHNSELEKIQPMVKYEMEQAFKLDVPLEVELGHGKDWLQAH; encoded by the coding sequence ATGTCACAACAAAAACGCCTTTTTCTCCTTGATGCCTATGCATTGATTTTTCGCGGGTATTATGCATTTATTAAAAACCCCCGAATCAATTCCAAAGGATTAGATACTTCCGCAGTAATGGGTTTTATGAATTCCCTGATGGATGTTATTAAAAGAGAAAAACCCGGTTATCTGGCTGTTGCTTTCGATAAAGGCGGCAGTGATCTCAGAAACCAGTTATACCCGGAATACAAAGCCAATCGCGATGAAACACCGGAAGCTATAAAAATTGCCGTTCCTTATATTCAGGAAATTCTGAGAGCCATGCATATTCCGATTATGGAATTACCCGGTTATGAAGCCGATGATCTTATCGGGACTTTGGCCAAACAGGCCGAAAAAGAAGGATATACCGTTTATATGGTAACTCCGGATAAGGATTTTGCGCAATTGGTATCCGATAATATTTTTATGTATCGTCCGGCACGTATGGGAAATGATATTGAAATCTGGGGCGTACCGCAGGTTTTGGAAAAATTCGAAATCGAACGTCCGGAACAGGTTATCGACTTTTTGGGAATGATGGGAGATGCTGTCGATAATATCCCGGGACTACCGGGTGTAGGTGAAAAGACGGCAAAAAAATTATTAAAAGAATACGGTTCGATGGAAAACCTTTTAGCCAACACACACGAGCTAAAAGGAAAAATGAAAGAAAACATTGAGGCGAATGTCGAAAAGGGACTTTTATCCAAAACGCTGGCCACTATATTATTGGATTGTCCGGTACAGTTTGATGCAAAAGACTTTGAATTATCCCGACCGGATGTTGAGAAGACGGAAGCCATCTTCCAGGAATTGGAATTCCGTAGAATGAAAGAGCAGTTCGATAAACTTTTCTCCGGCGGAGCCGAATTTGACGAAATCAACACCAATAACCTTGAACCTTCTGCTTCAACAGTTTCCAAAACCCGAAAAACTGCCAAAAACGAGGACCAGTTTTCGCTTTTCGGAGAAGAAGCACAATCAGAAACCGCCACACATAACGGTTTTTATGACACTTTAGAAAATACAGCACATAACTATCAGATCGTACAGGGTGATCTTGGAATCCGATTATTAGTGCAAAACCTGCTTCAACAACAGGAAGTTTGTTTTGACACCGAAACGACCGGACTGGATGCATTGCATGCGGAACTGGTTGGAATTGCGTTTTCATTTGAAAAAGGAAAAGGGTTTTATGTTCCGTTTCCGGAAAGTCAGGAAGAAGCCAAAGTTTTACTTGAAAAACTCCTTCCTTTCTTTCAAAATGAAACCATCCTGAAGATCGGGCAAAACCTGAAATACGACCTGAAAGTACTGGCTAATTACGGAATCACGGTAAAAGGTAAACTTTTTGATACGATGATTGCGCATTACCTGATCAATCCGGATATGCGTCACAATATGGATGTTTTGTCGGAAACCTACTTAAAATATTCACCTAAACCGATTGAAACCTTAATCGGTAAAAAAGGAAAAAACCAGAAGTCAATGCGGGATGTTGCTTTGGAAGACATCAAAGAATATGCTGTTGAAGATGCAGACATAACGCTACAATTAAAGGAATTATTCTCCCAAAAACTGGACAATACCGGTACCAAAAAATTATTTGAAGATATCGAGATCCCATTAGTAACGGTTTTGGCCGATATGGAACGGGAAGGCATTCGTTTAGATGTTGATTTTCTGAAATCGTTATCCAAAGATATGGACAGCGAGATCAAAACTTTTGAAGACAAAATTTACGAAATTGCAGGAGAAAAATTCAATCTTGCCTCACCGAAACAATTAGGAGACATCCTTTTTGAGAAATTAAAAATCGGAGGAGCAAAACAAAAAAAGACAAAAACCGGACAATATGCTACCGGTGAAGAAGTGTTAAGCTATCTGGCCAACGAGCATGAAATTGTACAAAGCATTTTGGACTGGCGTCAGTTGGTTAAGTTAAAAAACACGTATATCGATGCCTTACCGACTCAGGTTGATAAAGTAACACAACGGGTTCACACGGATTATATGCAAACAGTAGCCGCTACCGGCCGATTGAGTTCCAATAATCCGAACCTGCAAAATATTCCGATTCGTACCGAAAGAGGACGTCAGATTCGTAAAGCCTTTATCGCCCGTGATGAAAACTACACGTTACTTTCTGCCGATTACTCTCAGATTGAACTTCGTATCATTGCAGCATTAAGCGGTGAACCGAATATGATTAAGTCATTCCAGAATAACGAAGACATTCACGCTTCTACAGCAGCCAAAGTATTTAATGTTCCGTTGGAAGCCGTAACCCGCGAACAACGTAGCCATGCTAAAACAGTAAACTTCGGAATCATTTACGGGGTTTCTGCTTTCGGGTTGAGCAATCAGACCTCGTTAAGCCGATCAGAGAGTAAAGAATTAATCGACACCTACTATCAGACTTATCCGCGATTAAAAGCCTATATTCAGGAACAGATGGAATTTGCACGCGAACACGGTTATGTACAAACCGTTTTGGGGCGCCGTCGTTATCTGAAAGATATCAATTCGGCTAATGCAGTAGTACGAGGTGCAGCAGAACGAAATGCGGTTAACGCTCCTATTCAGGGAAGTGCTGCCGACATCATTAAAATTGCAATGATTAATATTCATAAACGTATGTTATCCGAAAACTGGAAAAGTAAAATGTTACTACAGGTACACGATGAGCTTGTTTTTGATGTTCACAACAGCGAGTTGGAAAAAATTCAACCGATGGTGAAATACGAAATGGAGCAGGCTTTTAAGCTGGATGTGCCATTAGAAGTGGAGCTCGGTCACGGAAAAGACTGGCTTCAAGCTCACTAA
- a CDS encoding B12-binding domain-containing radical SAM protein, with translation MSILLTHGYYISDDPKELKIMKPYPPLGLLYISAYLLERNIPNEVYDSTFYSQKEQLAFIAEMKPEVIAIYTNLMTKIEVIRLIKILKSDSHYGFPKIILGGPDVTYNCDNYLNTGADFIIIGEGEETTYQLYRALIQKEDHTTVDGIAFLENGKLIKTPARTKFRELDELPLPNRSAVPIEKYLQTWKVNHGKSSMTISTQRGCPYTCKWCSTAVYGQSYRRRPAQQVAAEMALLKKQYQPDTIWFVDDVFTVSHKWLTEFHKEVLEQNAQIPFECITRAERLNDAILQLLKEAGCYRIWIGAESGSQKIIDLMDRRVDVTVVKQAIQKTNALGIETGTFIMVGYPGENEDDINKTIQYLKEANPTEYTITVAYPIKGTSLYDEVESKITIKPDWETSTDRQIDFKRTYSRKFYDYAVSKVVNEVEFYRERIKTDNRDLLKIVKLKTKSILASGLMLISK, from the coding sequence ATGAGTATACTGCTGACACACGGATATTATATTTCGGACGATCCGAAAGAGCTCAAGATCATGAAGCCTTATCCGCCATTGGGTCTGCTCTATATTTCAGCTTATTTACTGGAACGGAACATTCCGAATGAAGTCTACGACAGTACGTTTTATTCCCAAAAGGAACAATTGGCATTTATTGCCGAAATGAAGCCGGAAGTCATTGCAATATATACGAATCTGATGACCAAAATCGAGGTGATTCGGTTAATTAAAATATTAAAATCAGATAGCCATTACGGTTTTCCGAAAATTATACTCGGCGGACCGGATGTTACTTATAACTGTGACAATTACCTGAATACCGGAGCCGATTTTATCATTATCGGTGAAGGTGAAGAGACCACCTATCAATTGTACCGGGCTCTGATTCAAAAAGAAGATCATACTACTGTTGACGGTATTGCTTTTTTAGAAAACGGCAAACTGATCAAAACACCCGCACGAACAAAGTTTAGAGAACTTGACGAGCTTCCGTTACCCAATCGCAGCGCCGTTCCGATCGAAAAATACCTGCAAACCTGGAAAGTGAACCATGGTAAAAGCTCGATGACTATCTCTACACAGCGCGGATGTCCTTATACTTGCAAATGGTGTAGCACAGCCGTATACGGACAGAGTTACCGTAGGAGACCGGCCCAACAGGTAGCCGCAGAAATGGCATTATTAAAAAAACAATATCAACCGGATACGATCTGGTTTGTAGACGATGTATTTACGGTAAGTCATAAATGGCTGACAGAGTTCCACAAAGAAGTTCTGGAACAAAATGCACAAATTCCGTTTGAATGTATCACACGTGCTGAAAGACTTAACGATGCCATCCTGCAACTTTTAAAAGAAGCCGGATGTTATCGGATTTGGATCGGTGCTGAAAGCGGTTCCCAAAAAATTATCGACCTGATGGATCGCCGTGTAGACGTAACAGTCGTAAAGCAAGCCATTCAGAAAACAAACGCCTTGGGAATTGAAACCGGAACATTTATTATGGTGGGCTATCCGGGTGAGAACGAAGACGACATTAACAAAACGATACAATATTTAAAAGAAGCCAACCCGACAGAATATACCATTACAGTTGCTTATCCGATTAAAGGAACCTCATTATATGATGAAGTAGAAAGCAAAATCACAATAAAACCGGATTGGGAAACCTCAACAGATCGTCAGATCGATTTTAAAAGAACCTATTCCCGTAAGTTTTACGATTATGCGGTTAGTAAAGTGGTCAATGAAGTAGAATTTTACCGCGAACGAATCAAAACGGACAACCGGGATTTGCTGAAAATAGTAAAGTTAAAAACCAAATCTATTCTGGCCAGTGGTCTGATGTTGATTAGTAAATAA
- a CDS encoding sensor histidine kinase encodes MKFKHQVAVFSILTRIVLIVVLWFVLPVLVEKVVFRHITTSLLEKREKFIRHLDKDEINEFLSNNDLDDTYASFSKLHSEFLQLSRLPDDKVTEFKTVFVTEPRIIEDEENEYRILQYSFKYEGKSYLLEIGNNLAQVKDLYFVIRFFTVAVLIGLILLTFLLEAFYIDYLLRPFYKIIDRKIRHIDDPETYNNDTIKTHSDDFKELDQALDQMMDRMLDVLQKEKQFIANVSHELLTPIAILRSRFENLLQNESIDNDGLEKIVSSLKTLDNLKKIINNLLLISKVENHKFQADETIVLQELLNELLGELDDRIKDKEITVISELKQQYIFKGNRTLMHILLFNLLVNALKYNKEGGSIIFTDGFEEGKYWLAVTDTGKGIPADMTATLFDRFTRINLQVEGQGLGLAIANSIARFHNCNITVRSVENAGSTFTVHFKLPEK; translated from the coding sequence ATGAAATTCAAACATCAGGTTGCCGTTTTTAGTATTCTTACCCGAATTGTATTGATCGTGGTACTTTGGTTTGTATTACCTGTATTGGTCGAAAAAGTTGTTTTTCGGCATATTACTACCAGCTTGTTGGAAAAGCGGGAAAAATTTATCCGTCATCTCGATAAGGATGAGATCAATGAATTTCTGTCGAATAATGATTTGGACGATACCTACGCCAGTTTCTCGAAATTGCACAGTGAATTTTTACAGTTATCAAGGCTGCCGGACGATAAAGTAACGGAGTTTAAAACCGTTTTTGTGACGGAGCCCAGAATTATTGAGGACGAAGAAAACGAATACCGGATTTTACAGTACTCTTTTAAATATGAAGGAAAATCCTATTTGTTAGAAATCGGGAATAATCTGGCGCAGGTTAAGGATTTGTATTTTGTGATCCGTTTTTTTACCGTTGCCGTTTTGATCGGTTTGATACTATTGACTTTTTTGTTGGAAGCTTTTTATATTGATTATCTGCTTCGCCCGTTCTATAAAATAATTGACCGTAAGATACGACACATTGATGATCCGGAAACGTATAATAACGATACGATAAAGACCCATTCGGACGATTTTAAAGAATTGGATCAGGCATTGGATCAGATGATGGACAGAATGCTGGATGTGTTGCAAAAAGAAAAACAGTTTATCGCTAATGTATCACATGAACTATTAACGCCGATTGCGATTTTGAGAAGTCGGTTTGAGAATCTGTTGCAAAATGAATCGATTGACAATGACGGATTGGAAAAGATTGTCAGTTCACTAAAAACACTCGATAATCTGAAAAAGATTATCAATAATTTACTGTTGATTTCAAAAGTCGAAAACCATAAGTTTCAGGCTGATGAAACGATCGTGTTACAGGAATTACTAAATGAGTTGTTGGGGGAACTGGACGATAGAATTAAAGATAAAGAAATCACGGTTATATCAGAACTGAAACAGCAATACATTTTTAAAGGAAACCGAACACTGATGCATATTTTATTGTTTAATTTATTGGTGAATGCCTTAAAGTATAACAAAGAAGGCGGAAGCATCATTTTTACAGACGGATTCGAAGAAGGAAAATATTGGTTGGCCGTAACTGATACCGGAAAAGGTATTCCGGCAGATATGACAGCTACACTCTTCGATCGTTTTACACGAATCAATTTACAGGTCGAAGGGCAAGGACTAGGTTTGGCTATTGCTAATAGTATTGCGCGCTTTCACAATTGTAATATTACAGTTCGTTCTGTTGAAAATGCCGGAAGTACTTTTACAGTTCATTTTAAATTGCCGGAAAAGTGA
- a CDS encoding response regulator transcription factor, with translation MNIIIVEDHDELAREMETFLSGSGYRCKVKRSCRETLEEIDRNTYDLMLLDLGLPDGDGLDLLNAVRREQNKMGVIVITARGELDDRINGFQLGADDYLTKPFALTELGARIFAVIRRMHGFVVNELRIHGFTIQLQDYKVTYGDKAVGLTKKEFDVFQYLVLNKNRVVTRLQLTEHIWGDVLELNSDSNFIDVHVRNLRKKLELHEKLDWFETVRNVGYRINE, from the coding sequence ATGAATATTATTATCGTTGAGGATCATGACGAATTGGCCCGGGAAATGGAAACGTTCCTTTCCGGCTCGGGTTATCGATGTAAAGTGAAAAGAAGTTGCCGGGAAACTTTGGAAGAAATCGACCGGAATACATACGATTTGATGTTGCTGGATCTCGGATTACCGGATGGTGACGGACTGGATTTGTTAAATGCCGTTCGGAGAGAACAAAATAAAATGGGCGTAATTGTTATAACGGCAAGAGGGGAACTGGACGACCGGATCAACGGATTTCAACTGGGAGCCGACGATTATCTGACAAAACCTTTTGCCTTAACGGAATTGGGAGCCCGGATTTTTGCCGTGATTCGAAGGATGCATGGTTTTGTTGTGAATGAACTCCGAATTCATGGTTTTACGATTCAGTTGCAGGACTATAAAGTGACGTATGGTGACAAAGCGGTCGGACTTACCAAAAAGGAGTTTGATGTTTTTCAGTATTTGGTTCTTAATAAAAATAGGGTGGTGACCCGTTTACAATTAACTGAACATATATGGGGTGATGTTCTGGAATTAAATTCCGATTCTAATTTTATAGATGTACATGTTCGTAACCTGAGAAAAAAACTGGAACTGCATGAAAAACTGGATTGGTTTGAAACGGTTCGGAATGTCGGTTATCGTATAAACGAATAA
- a CDS encoding B12-binding domain-containing radical SAM protein: MSDILFSHSYYYRLDPKQWNNHTPFPPLGTLYAAALLRENGYTVDLFDTNLLDSPKTITAKLTTQKPRYLIIYDDGFNYLTKMCLTKMREACFEMIAIGKQHNCTVIVCSSDSTDHYSKYLEKGANYILKGEGEESLLELIHTLENKNPVNGINGIIYTDPETQQIQVNPKRNVIQNLDDLPLPAWDLVDIESYKTIWEKSPYPFTLNIATTRGCPYKCNWCAKPIYGNRYNAHSPAYIVQQIAYLKTTFGVSRFWMCDDIFGLKPNWVQEFGQLLDDQQLSIRYYIQSRVDLLLKEDTIAVLAHSGLEEVWVGAESASQKILDAMDKGTTVAQIYEATRLLKKKNVRVAFFLQFGYLTENQEDIQKTIAMVKELLPDNIGISVSYPLPGTKFYDKVKEDLQLKSNWTDSDDLDMMFHGTYSSAYYRKLQRLVHKEYRISQGIYFLRNLFREPVSGNKLKAIAKLGYYIPSVQIDRYKIKELQQS; encoded by the coding sequence ATGTCTGATATCCTTTTTTCGCACTCTTATTATTACAGACTTGATCCGAAGCAGTGGAACAATCATACGCCTTTTCCGCCTTTGGGAACCCTTTATGCTGCGGCTTTATTACGCGAAAACGGATATACTGTAGACTTATTCGACACCAACCTGTTGGATAGCCCGAAAACAATTACGGCAAAATTAACTACTCAAAAACCTCGTTATCTGATCATTTATGATGACGGGTTTAATTATCTGACCAAAATGTGTCTGACCAAAATGCGGGAAGCCTGTTTTGAGATGATCGCCATCGGAAAACAGCATAATTGCACCGTTATTGTTTGCAGCTCCGATTCTACCGATCATTATTCCAAATATCTTGAAAAAGGAGCGAATTATATCCTGAAAGGCGAAGGCGAAGAAAGTCTGCTGGAACTTATTCATACATTAGAAAATAAAAATCCGGTTAACGGAATAAACGGGATCATCTATACTGATCCGGAAACACAACAAATACAGGTCAATCCGAAGCGAAACGTTATTCAAAACCTGGATGATCTTCCTTTACCGGCCTGGGATTTGGTTGATATCGAATCATACAAAACGATCTGGGAAAAAAGTCCTTATCCGTTTACACTTAATATTGCTACAACACGCGGTTGCCCGTATAAATGTAACTGGTGTGCCAAACCGATATACGGAAATCGTTATAATGCCCATTCTCCTGCCTATATTGTCCAACAAATCGCCTATCTGAAAACTACATTCGGCGTATCCCGTTTTTGGATGTGTGATGATATTTTCGGATTAAAACCCAACTGGGTTCAGGAATTCGGTCAATTGTTAGACGATCAGCAGTTATCCATTCGTTATTATATTCAAAGCCGGGTCGACTTACTGCTAAAAGAAGACACTATTGCAGTACTGGCGCATTCCGGACTCGAAGAAGTATGGGTTGGTGCCGAAAGTGCCTCGCAAAAAATTCTGGATGCGATGGATAAAGGCACAACGGTTGCACAGATTTATGAAGCTACCCGTCTTTTAAAAAAGAAAAACGTAAGAGTTGCCTTTTTCCTTCAATTTGGTTATCTTACAGAAAATCAGGAAGATATTCAAAAAACCATTGCTATGGTAAAAGAATTGCTTCCGGATAATATCGGGATATCGGTTTCGTATCCGCTACCCGGCACCAAGTTTTACGATAAGGTGAAAGAAGATTTACAATTAAAATCGAATTGGACTGATTCAGACGATCTGGACATGATGTTTCACGGCACCTATTCGTCGGCCTATTACCGAAAACTGCAACGACTGGTTCATAAAGAATATCGTATCAGTCAGGGAATTTATTTTCTCCGCAATCTGTTTCGGGAACCGGTCAGCGGAAACAAACTAAAAGCAATCGCAAAACTGGGTTATTATATACCCAGTGTTCAGATCGACCGTTATAAAATAAAAGAATTACAACAATCATGA
- a CDS encoding methyltransferase domain-containing protein — MNAPFDIVAPVYDQTFTHTVIGKLQRDIVYTHLTDCLNSNPVNHILEINCGTGEDAIWLSEKGYQVTATDLSEQMISVARKKDPDGKITFRQADINTLTAVFPDTNFDVIFSDFGGLNCLSETELEAFFLNSGQLLSNNGQLLLVIMPKHTIWEQVYFLAKGKWREIFRRKQQKVIVTIDGEAIPTYYYNPAAIQRMAQRYFTVTRIAPVGFFIPPSYLEPFLKDKKRLAAILEFLENKIRNIRFLSRYSDHYFIALKKR; from the coding sequence ATGAACGCACCGTTTGACATAGTAGCTCCGGTTTATGATCAAACTTTTACCCACACGGTAATTGGCAAATTGCAACGCGATATAGTCTATACTCATTTAACGGATTGCCTGAACAGCAACCCGGTTAATCATATTCTGGAAATTAACTGTGGTACCGGAGAAGATGCGATTTGGCTGTCCGAAAAAGGCTACCAGGTAACCGCTACCGATTTATCAGAACAGATGATTTCCGTAGCCCGAAAAAAAGATCCGGACGGAAAGATTACATTTCGTCAGGCCGATATCAATACCCTTACCGCTGTTTTCCCTGATACTAATTTTGATGTTATTTTTTCTGATTTCGGCGGATTAAATTGTCTTTCCGAAACCGAACTGGAAGCTTTCTTTCTAAATTCAGGACAACTTCTGTCAAATAACGGACAATTACTTTTAGTAATCATGCCGAAGCACACTATATGGGAGCAGGTTTATTTTTTAGCCAAAGGAAAATGGCGTGAAATATTCCGAAGAAAACAACAAAAAGTAATCGTTACTATTGACGGTGAAGCTATTCCGACTTATTATTACAATCCGGCAGCCATACAACGGATGGCACAACGCTATTTTACCGTTACCCGAATAGCCCCTGTTGGTTTTTTTATACCGCCCTCTTATCTGGAACCTTTCTTAAAGGATAAAAAGCGTTTGGCTGCAATCCTGGAATTCCTTGAAAATAAAATTCGAAATATTCGATTCCTTTCGCGTTACTCCGACCATTATTTTATTGCATTAAAAAAGAGATGA